The Pseudarthrobacter sulfonivorans genome includes a window with the following:
- a CDS encoding transglycosylase family protein has protein sequence MNNTTIRTAARRGVAVAAISAAGLALSVTAANAATDGATWDSLAQCESGGNWATNTGNGYSGGLQFSASTWAAYGGTGSAADASREQQIAVAEQVQASQGWGAWPSCAAELGLSGGGGTTAVTPQSAPVQSAPVQVPVESVPVQAPVEQAPAVPAATDAVTAPQHAAPVELSGETYTLEPGDTLSTVADKLGVEGGWQSLADANLDTIANPDLVFSGQVLQLPA, from the coding sequence ATGAACAACACCACCATTCGTACTGCCGCACGCCGTGGAGTAGCCGTCGCTGCCATTTCCGCGGCCGGCCTTGCACTCTCCGTCACCGCGGCCAACGCGGCCACCGACGGCGCAACCTGGGATTCACTGGCGCAGTGTGAAAGCGGCGGAAACTGGGCCACAAATACCGGCAACGGCTACTCGGGCGGCCTGCAGTTCAGCGCCAGCACGTGGGCTGCCTACGGCGGCACCGGTTCCGCAGCCGACGCCAGCCGCGAGCAGCAGATCGCCGTGGCCGAACAGGTCCAGGCATCGCAGGGCTGGGGAGCGTGGCCGTCCTGCGCCGCGGAGCTTGGCCTGAGCGGCGGAGGGGGTACGACGGCGGTGACTCCCCAGAGCGCGCCAGTCCAGAGTGCGCCGGTCCAGGTGCCTGTGGAGAGCGTGCCAGTCCAGGCGCCTGTGGAGCAGGCACCAGCCGTGCCGGCCGCGACGGATGCCGTGACGGCTCCGCAGCACGCCGCGCCCGTGGAACTGAGTGGCGAGACCTACACGCTTGAGCCCGGCGACACCCTGAGCACCGTCGCCGACAAGCTTGGCGTGGAGGGCGGCTGGCAGAGCCTGGCGGACGCCAACCTGGACACCATTGCCAACCCGGACCTCGTGTTTTCCGGGCAGGTCCTCCAGCTTCCCGCCTAA
- a CDS encoding MSMEG_6728 family protein — protein sequence MQTFLPYPDFRQSAAALDTARLGKQRVEALQTLRALVIPEYGWLDHPAVRMWMGHVPALTMYGLAMVDEWTNRGHEDNTRANITEFAPQAAHPDYAAKIPLPEWLGNPDFHLSHRAKLLRKEPKFYKTVFPDADLDLDFIWPEPKHEFYPAEPEGDVLWILRDPHAEIDPQTLDTVALPPIRRGGAVAPSAPEDGYSPVYVDDGSRRPSKQPRKLPPKQLVKKPTRKRLAQEEAFATLPGKTTVAVSFEDGNKFAVGQVLGRPITLDDGRFGRTFTVTEVIDRSAFDYPALLQDPRVFFPVPAP from the coding sequence ATGCAAACCTTCCTTCCGTATCCCGATTTCCGGCAGAGCGCCGCAGCACTGGACACCGCCAGGCTTGGCAAGCAGCGTGTCGAGGCGCTGCAGACCCTCCGGGCTCTGGTGATTCCCGAGTACGGCTGGCTGGACCATCCCGCCGTCCGCATGTGGATGGGCCACGTTCCGGCGCTTACCATGTACGGTCTGGCGATGGTGGACGAATGGACCAACCGCGGCCATGAAGACAACACGCGCGCCAACATCACCGAGTTCGCGCCCCAGGCAGCACACCCGGACTACGCGGCCAAGATCCCGCTGCCGGAGTGGCTCGGAAATCCTGATTTCCACCTGAGCCACCGCGCCAAGCTGCTCCGCAAGGAGCCGAAGTTCTACAAGACGGTGTTCCCGGACGCCGACCTGGACCTGGACTTCATTTGGCCTGAGCCCAAGCACGAGTTCTATCCGGCAGAACCCGAGGGCGATGTCCTCTGGATCCTCCGCGACCCGCACGCCGAAATCGATCCGCAGACGCTGGATACCGTGGCGCTGCCGCCGATCCGCCGCGGCGGCGCTGTTGCGCCCTCCGCCCCTGAGGACGGCTACTCCCCCGTTTACGTTGACGACGGCTCCCGCCGCCCGTCCAAGCAGCCGCGCAAGCTGCCGCCCAAGCAGCTCGTGAAGAAGCCCACCCGGAAGCGCCTGGCGCAGGAGGAGGCATTCGCCACCCTCCCCGGCAAGACGACCGTCGCGGTTTCGTTTGAGGACGGCAACAAGTTCGCCGTTGGGCAGGTGCTGGGCCGCCCCATCACGCTCGACGACGGCCGGTTCGGCCGCACGTTTACCGTCACCGAGGTGATCGACCGGTCCGCGTTCGATTACCCCGCGCTCCTGCAGGACCCCCGGGTGTTCTTCCCGGTTCCCGCTCCCTGA
- a CDS encoding NAD-dependent epimerase/dehydratase family protein — MTILLAGCGDLGTEAGLRFAAAGHRVVGWRRSPEKLPSAIEGVAADLGSTDLPGVPADTTAVVVAVAADSPTEAAYRAAYVDGLTHVLDALERDGVTPRRVLFVSSTAVYGDAGGGWVDESTTAVPSGFSGYILLEAEELLVSRLRGTGTSPVVLRLGGIYGPGRTRLIDQIRSGNAVVPDEPRFTNRIHRDDAAAAIVQLATMEAMPAPVYVGVDNSPAELGDVLRFLALEMGYPAPPIGPAGEARGGNKRCSNALLRGTGLEFTYPTFREGYRAVLARTGVRHP; from the coding sequence ATGACGATTCTCTTGGCCGGCTGCGGCGATCTGGGCACCGAAGCGGGCCTGCGCTTCGCCGCGGCCGGACACCGGGTGGTGGGCTGGCGGCGTTCGCCCGAAAAACTGCCCTCTGCGATCGAAGGTGTGGCGGCGGACCTGGGCTCCACGGACCTGCCCGGTGTCCCGGCGGACACCACCGCCGTCGTCGTGGCGGTTGCGGCCGACTCACCCACGGAAGCGGCCTACCGTGCCGCGTACGTGGACGGTCTGACGCATGTCCTGGACGCCCTGGAGCGCGACGGCGTGACGCCGCGGCGGGTGCTTTTTGTGTCCTCCACCGCTGTCTACGGGGACGCCGGCGGTGGCTGGGTCGATGAGAGTACGACGGCGGTTCCTAGCGGTTTCTCGGGATATATCCTCCTCGAGGCGGAGGAACTCCTGGTTTCGCGGCTGCGCGGCACTGGTACCTCGCCTGTTGTGCTGCGGCTTGGCGGGATCTACGGTCCGGGCCGCACTCGGCTGATTGACCAGATCCGCAGCGGGAATGCCGTGGTTCCCGACGAACCACGCTTTACCAACCGGATCCACCGGGACGACGCCGCTGCGGCGATCGTCCAGTTGGCCACCATGGAAGCTATGCCTGCGCCGGTATATGTCGGTGTGGACAACTCTCCCGCTGAACTTGGGGATGTGCTGCGCTTCCTGGCCTTGGAAATGGGCTATCCGGCACCGCCCATCGGACCAGCAGGCGAGGCCCGCGGCGGCAATAAACGCTGCAGCAACGCTTTGCTCCGCGGGACCGGGCTTGAGTTCACCTACCCGACGTTCCGGGAAGGTTACCGGGCAGTTCTGGCCCGCACCGGAGTCCGCCACCCGTAA
- a CDS encoding HNH endonuclease signature motif containing protein, with product MDSRAAVATAEALSVSFAELAVVLRGGTESSGSGGADPLRRVADDFLDGLAEISRLDAKSAALKAWLATGYTAAAEALAGPATSPEDHTGQEMAVVAEVACALTVSERSAGALLAEAHALTTALPLTFSALQAGTISWQHARIMVDETVNLDPAGAQALEAHFLDPTAPNPARSCPAGELIPGRFRHKARTWRERHHPVSIEKRHIKSAADRRVEYAPDRDGMAWLSAYLPADQAAGIWDRTTTAARALQGPHEGRTLSQIRADIAATWLLSNNITGGGTGGMPAMSGGKGETGGTGEAGGAGGAGATGMAVGGGVPSPRAQVLITVPVMSLLGLTDESAMLDGYGPIPPSIARSLIADGAESFHRVLIDPRDGAPLEIGRKSYRVTKAQRQWLRLRDGKCPFPGCSNHSLDNEADHILAWAHGGSTGISNLGQPCHKHHRLRHTTAWKPTTATKNEPPGWISPTGRHYQSEHPDWEPPTWPKSWSD from the coding sequence ATGGATAGCAGAGCAGCTGTGGCGACGGCGGAGGCCCTTTCGGTGTCCTTCGCTGAGCTGGCAGTGGTGCTCCGGGGCGGGACCGAGTCCTCGGGATCCGGTGGTGCTGATCCGCTGCGCCGGGTGGCGGATGATTTCCTGGACGGGCTGGCCGAGATCTCACGACTGGACGCGAAAAGTGCCGCCCTGAAGGCCTGGCTGGCTACCGGCTACACCGCCGCTGCCGAGGCCTTGGCGGGCCCTGCAACGTCGCCCGAGGACCACACCGGGCAGGAGATGGCCGTTGTCGCTGAAGTCGCCTGTGCCCTGACGGTCAGCGAACGCAGTGCCGGCGCTCTGCTCGCCGAAGCCCACGCATTGACCACCGCCCTGCCGCTGACGTTCTCCGCGCTGCAGGCCGGGACGATTTCCTGGCAGCACGCCCGGATCATGGTCGACGAAACCGTGAACCTGGACCCTGCCGGCGCCCAAGCCCTCGAAGCGCATTTCCTGGACCCCACCGCGCCGAACCCGGCGAGGAGTTGCCCGGCAGGTGAGCTCATCCCCGGGCGGTTCCGGCACAAGGCCCGGACCTGGCGGGAGCGCCATCACCCGGTCAGCATCGAAAAACGCCACATCAAGAGCGCAGCCGATCGACGGGTGGAGTATGCCCCGGACCGCGACGGCATGGCCTGGCTCTCCGCGTACCTCCCCGCCGATCAGGCGGCAGGGATCTGGGACCGCACCACCACAGCCGCGAGAGCGCTCCAAGGACCTCATGAGGGCCGGACCCTCAGCCAGATCCGCGCAGACATCGCCGCGACCTGGCTCCTGAGCAACAACATCACCGGCGGCGGGACCGGTGGCATGCCGGCAATGTCCGGCGGTAAGGGCGAAACGGGCGGTACCGGCGAAGCCGGCGGTGCCGGCGGTGCCGGCGCAACGGGCATGGCAGTGGGTGGCGGTGTTCCCTCGCCGCGGGCGCAGGTGTTGATCACGGTCCCGGTGATGTCGCTGCTCGGCCTCACGGATGAATCGGCCATGCTCGATGGGTACGGCCCGATCCCGCCGTCCATTGCCCGCAGTCTGATTGCCGACGGTGCGGAGTCCTTCCACCGGGTCCTGATCGACCCCCGCGACGGAGCACCCTTGGAGATCGGGCGAAAAAGCTACCGGGTGACGAAAGCCCAGCGCCAATGGCTGCGGCTTCGCGACGGGAAATGCCCGTTCCCCGGCTGCAGCAACCACTCCCTCGACAACGAAGCCGACCACATCCTCGCCTGGGCCCACGGAGGATCCACCGGGATCTCAAATCTCGGCCAGCCCTGCCACAAACACCACAGACTAAGACACACCACAGCATGGAAACCCACCACCGCCACAAAGAACGAACCACCCGGCTGGATCTCACCCACCGGCCGCCACTACCAAAGCGAACACCCCGACTGGGAACCACCGACCTGGCCCAAATCCTGGTCAGACTAA
- a CDS encoding Tex family protein, whose amino-acid sequence MTQLPHVPSAPTSAPTPDSAIHAQIAAELGVKTWQVKAAVDLLDGGSTVPFIARYRKEATGTLDDTQLRELDERLRYLRELEDRRRTILEAIAAQGQLTPELQAAILAADTKSRLEDIYLPFKSKRRTKAQIAREAGLEPLADVLLKRPDLDPEREAAKYLNAEHSIDDAVAALAGARSILVERVAQDPDLAATLRERLWTQGRMVSRVKKGKESDGQKFADYFEFAQAPTGMPSHRVLALLRGEKDGVLELDLAEADPNDDDALAAARARYESAVARCLGVADRGRPADAWLIQTAQLAWRSRVLARLTADLRGRLFTDAEDEAVRVFAANLRDVLLAAPAGNRATLGLDPGLRTGVKVAVVDGTGKVVATDTVYPHAPARKWDEALATLVGLARKHNVELVAIGNGTASRETDKLAAELIKLLPAAEKKPQKLVVSEAGASVYSASALASAELPGMDVSLRGAVSIARRLQDPLAELVKIDPKSIGVGQYQHDVTASKLDRSLDAVVEDCVNAVGVDVNTASPALLSRVAGVGPLLSENIVAYRNEHGPFAKRSELKKVPRLGAKAFEQCAGFLRITGGAEPLDASSVHPEAYPIARKILVAAGSAPASSLDPRAFVDGTFGLPTVQDILAELDKPGRDPRPAFAAATFSEGIEKISDLKPGMVLEGTVTNVAAFGAFVDVGVHQDGLVHVSALANRFVSDPREVVKSGQVVRVKVLEADPERKRISLTLRLDDEPSPSGGRATGGRSEGQRSEGTRSAAGRSEGRRPESGRTAGGRPAGGRPADARRDSSGQPGSGAPSSEDKNASTSKPAPKSSGRRPPASNPAPANTAMAEALRKAGLGK is encoded by the coding sequence GTGACCCAACTCCCGCACGTCCCGTCCGCCCCCACGTCTGCCCCAACTCCGGACAGCGCCATCCACGCCCAGATCGCCGCCGAGCTTGGCGTGAAGACCTGGCAGGTCAAGGCTGCAGTGGACCTGCTCGACGGCGGGTCCACCGTTCCGTTCATCGCCCGGTATCGCAAGGAAGCCACCGGGACGCTGGATGACACCCAGCTGCGCGAGCTCGACGAGCGCCTGCGCTACCTCCGCGAACTTGAGGACCGCCGTCGTACTATCCTCGAAGCGATTGCCGCGCAGGGGCAGCTGACCCCCGAGCTGCAGGCAGCGATCCTCGCCGCGGATACCAAGTCCCGGCTGGAGGACATTTACCTTCCGTTCAAGTCCAAGCGCCGCACCAAGGCCCAGATCGCCCGGGAAGCCGGGTTGGAGCCGCTCGCCGATGTGCTGCTGAAGCGGCCCGACCTGGATCCGGAACGCGAGGCTGCCAAGTACCTGAACGCCGAACACTCCATTGATGACGCGGTCGCGGCGCTCGCCGGCGCCCGTTCGATCCTCGTCGAGCGGGTTGCGCAGGATCCGGACCTCGCCGCAACCCTGCGTGAGCGGCTGTGGACGCAGGGGCGGATGGTGTCGCGGGTGAAGAAGGGCAAGGAGTCCGACGGGCAGAAGTTCGCCGATTACTTTGAGTTCGCCCAGGCGCCCACCGGGATGCCCTCGCACCGTGTGCTTGCGCTGTTGCGCGGTGAGAAGGACGGTGTCCTGGAGCTGGATCTCGCCGAGGCGGATCCGAACGACGACGACGCCTTGGCCGCCGCTCGTGCCCGTTACGAATCCGCTGTGGCCAGGTGTCTCGGGGTCGCCGACCGCGGCCGTCCCGCCGACGCGTGGCTGATCCAGACCGCTCAGCTTGCCTGGCGTTCGCGGGTGCTGGCCCGGCTGACAGCCGATCTCCGGGGTCGGCTGTTCACCGACGCCGAGGACGAGGCTGTCCGCGTGTTCGCCGCCAACCTGCGCGACGTGCTCCTGGCCGCACCTGCCGGAAACCGCGCCACTCTTGGCCTGGACCCGGGACTGCGGACAGGCGTGAAAGTTGCCGTCGTGGACGGCACGGGCAAGGTGGTTGCCACCGACACCGTGTACCCGCACGCGCCGGCCCGGAAATGGGACGAGGCCCTCGCCACCTTGGTCGGGCTCGCCAGGAAACACAACGTCGAGCTGGTGGCCATCGGCAACGGAACAGCGTCCCGGGAGACGGACAAGCTTGCCGCGGAACTGATCAAGCTGCTGCCGGCCGCGGAGAAGAAACCGCAGAAACTGGTGGTTTCCGAGGCCGGGGCGTCGGTGTATTCCGCGTCGGCGCTGGCCTCGGCGGAGCTGCCGGGCATGGATGTGTCCCTGCGTGGAGCCGTTTCCATTGCGCGGCGGCTGCAGGACCCGCTGGCGGAATTGGTGAAGATCGATCCCAAGTCCATCGGCGTGGGGCAGTACCAGCACGACGTCACGGCGTCGAAGCTGGACCGCAGCCTGGACGCGGTGGTCGAGGACTGCGTGAACGCGGTGGGCGTTGACGTGAACACTGCGTCGCCCGCGCTGCTGAGCCGGGTGGCCGGCGTCGGGCCTTTACTGAGCGAGAACATTGTGGCGTACCGGAACGAACACGGGCCGTTTGCCAAGCGCAGCGAGCTCAAGAAGGTGCCCCGCCTGGGTGCGAAGGCGTTTGAGCAGTGCGCCGGCTTCCTGCGGATCACCGGCGGAGCAGAGCCGCTGGACGCCTCGAGCGTGCACCCCGAGGCGTATCCGATTGCCCGGAAAATCCTGGTGGCCGCGGGCTCGGCGCCGGCGTCCTCACTTGATCCGCGCGCTTTCGTCGACGGCACCTTTGGTTTGCCCACGGTCCAGGACATCCTGGCGGAACTGGACAAACCAGGACGCGATCCCCGACCCGCTTTTGCCGCGGCAACCTTCTCCGAAGGCATCGAGAAGATCTCCGACCTCAAGCCCGGCATGGTGCTCGAGGGGACCGTCACCAATGTGGCCGCGTTCGGCGCATTTGTGGACGTTGGAGTGCACCAGGACGGACTGGTTCACGTGTCTGCGCTGGCCAACCGCTTTGTCTCCGATCCCCGCGAGGTGGTGAAGTCCGGGCAGGTTGTGCGCGTGAAGGTGCTGGAAGCCGATCCGGAGCGGAAGCGGATTTCGCTCACACTGAGGCTCGACGACGAACCGTCGCCTTCCGGTGGGCGGGCGACAGGCGGGCGTTCGGAAGGTCAGCGTTCGGAGGGTACTCGTTCGGCGGCTGGGCGTTCGGAAGGACGCCGTCCGGAAAGCGGTCGTACAGCTGGGGGACGCCCTGCAGGGGGCCGTCCGGCAGATGCGCGGCGAGACTCGAGTGGGCAGCCTGGATCCGGGGCGCCCAGCTCGGAGGACAAGAACGCATCGACTTCGAAGCCTGCTCCGAAGTCTTCTGGCCGCCGGCCGCCGGCCTCGAATCCGGCACCGGCAAACACCGCTATGGCCGAGGCACTCCGTAAGGCTGGCCTCGGCAAATAG
- a CDS encoding alkene reductase: MLFSPLTLGELELPNRLVMAPLTRLRSGEDGVPGPLVVEHYRQRASLGLIVSEGIYPSPAGRSYPGQPGLVTAEQIAAWKKVTDAVHAEGGRIFAQIMHGGRVSHADITGGHTIVGPSAVAIEGEVRTPSGKQPYPVPHALTIGELPVVMQEIVTGSINAIEAGFDGVELHSANGYLLHEFLAPNSNVRDDSYGGSPENRARFVIETVNAAVAAVGSSRVGIRISPEHSVQGIAETDAADVRATYEVLVDSIAPLNLAYVSILHHEPTSELVQDLRARFNGTFLVNSGFGTMTTREEATALVADGHADAVVVGRPAIANPDLARRWKESLPLNEPDPSTFYADGSVGYTDYPAYSA, encoded by the coding sequence ATGCTGTTTTCCCCCTTGACTCTTGGCGAGCTTGAACTGCCCAACCGCCTGGTAATGGCGCCCCTGACCCGTCTCCGCTCAGGCGAGGACGGTGTTCCGGGTCCCTTGGTTGTGGAGCACTACCGGCAGCGCGCGTCCCTGGGACTTATCGTCAGCGAAGGCATCTATCCGAGCCCCGCTGGACGCTCCTACCCGGGTCAGCCCGGTCTCGTCACCGCGGAGCAGATTGCCGCCTGGAAGAAGGTCACCGACGCGGTGCACGCTGAAGGCGGCCGGATCTTCGCCCAGATCATGCACGGCGGACGGGTTTCCCATGCGGACATCACCGGCGGCCATACCATCGTTGGTCCGAGCGCCGTCGCCATCGAGGGCGAGGTCCGCACCCCGTCCGGCAAGCAGCCGTATCCCGTCCCGCACGCGCTGACCATCGGCGAACTGCCCGTCGTCATGCAGGAAATCGTCACCGGCTCGATCAACGCCATTGAAGCGGGATTCGACGGCGTGGAGCTACACTCGGCCAACGGCTACCTTCTCCACGAATTCCTTGCCCCGAACTCCAATGTCCGCGACGACAGCTACGGCGGCTCGCCGGAGAACCGGGCCCGCTTTGTGATCGAAACGGTCAACGCCGCGGTGGCCGCGGTGGGTTCGAGCCGCGTGGGCATCCGCATCTCGCCGGAGCATAGCGTCCAGGGCATCGCCGAAACGGATGCGGCCGATGTCCGCGCCACCTACGAGGTGCTGGTGGACAGCATTGCGCCGCTCAACCTCGCCTACGTCAGCATCCTGCACCACGAGCCCACGAGTGAGCTGGTCCAGGATCTCCGGGCGCGCTTCAACGGCACGTTCCTGGTCAACTCCGGCTTCGGCACCATGACCACACGGGAAGAAGCAACCGCCTTGGTGGCCGACGGCCATGCAGACGCTGTGGTGGTGGGGCGTCCCGCCATTGCCAACCCGGATCTCGCGCGTCGCTGGAAGGAAAGCCTTCCACTGAACGAACCGGACCCGTCTACCTTTTATGCGGACGGCTCCGTAGGCTACACGGATTACCCCGCGTATTCGGCTTAG
- a CDS encoding PKD domain-containing protein, protein MWDAEANDFVQQAPGAPILDPNNYKYELQCHLGGGDFDSVCLRDQVECTNGPDGEDGIPVIWYSMPRGVPGAVWAIHSGPTCLYDARPEDLLPQIAAQIQQQFESLPINAGAVVAQPSPNTLRGAETNFYADASEQQFDVTMLGQQVHVVATPVQYTWNYGDGTVFGPQPSMGGPLPQDRWGEKTRTSHVYANTGDFQVVLTTSFQGTYSVNNGPPLPIPGQGQFSAPPQTISVWRSITRNYADDCNQNPQGQGCPGVASSR, encoded by the coding sequence GTGTGGGACGCCGAGGCCAACGACTTTGTTCAGCAAGCACCCGGGGCCCCAATTTTGGATCCCAACAACTACAAGTACGAACTCCAGTGCCACCTTGGCGGGGGCGACTTCGATTCTGTGTGCTTACGTGATCAGGTTGAGTGCACGAACGGGCCGGACGGCGAAGACGGGATCCCGGTCATCTGGTATTCCATGCCGAGAGGCGTTCCTGGAGCCGTCTGGGCAATTCATTCGGGGCCAACTTGTCTCTACGATGCTCGGCCCGAGGACCTCCTGCCGCAAATTGCCGCCCAGATCCAACAGCAGTTCGAGAGCCTTCCGATCAACGCCGGAGCCGTGGTCGCCCAGCCCAGCCCCAACACGCTTCGTGGTGCTGAGACAAACTTCTACGCAGACGCGTCCGAGCAACAGTTTGACGTGACGATGCTGGGGCAGCAGGTGCATGTTGTCGCGACGCCGGTTCAGTACACCTGGAATTACGGCGACGGAACTGTCTTCGGCCCACAACCTTCCATGGGCGGGCCGCTGCCGCAGGATCGCTGGGGTGAGAAGACCCGAACGAGTCACGTCTACGCAAACACAGGCGATTTCCAGGTTGTCCTCACTACGTCCTTCCAAGGCACGTATTCCGTGAACAACGGACCGCCGCTGCCTATACCGGGCCAAGGCCAGTTCAGCGCACCACCGCAGACCATCAGCGTCTGGCGGTCCATCACCCGGAACTACGCCGACGACTGCAACCAGAACCCGCAGGGACAAGGTTGCCCCGGCGTGGCATCGTCTCGGTAG
- a CDS encoding DUF6318 family protein → MTSHITSMSRRMRMRLVAAVAASVLLLTGCNSGGDPGGTSSASPTSTASPSATPTPTPTPAYVPASASGRAQNVPVPVLPEVAKTETKEGAIAFARYWFEVLSYSYETGELSLHESLTPQTCAPCQKSAEAIRAWHSEGRWLVGGQISTPAVNTTFSRDEAGKYKVSVQVHQIPLSYVRADGTVAHTDPQGADQGNLLIISYSSDSWRLDEVGSIVG, encoded by the coding sequence ATGACATCGCACATCACTTCCATGTCCAGGCGTATGCGCATGCGCCTTGTTGCTGCTGTTGCCGCGTCTGTTTTGCTTTTGACCGGCTGCAACTCGGGTGGCGATCCTGGGGGCACCTCGTCCGCGTCTCCGACTTCGACGGCAAGCCCAAGCGCAACGCCAACCCCGACGCCGACTCCCGCCTACGTGCCCGCTTCGGCTAGCGGCCGTGCTCAGAACGTCCCGGTGCCGGTGCTTCCGGAGGTCGCGAAGACGGAGACGAAGGAGGGAGCCATCGCGTTCGCCCGCTACTGGTTCGAGGTCCTTAGCTATTCCTATGAGACGGGGGAGCTTTCACTTCATGAAAGCCTGACACCTCAAACATGCGCGCCATGCCAAAAGTCTGCGGAGGCGATAAGAGCTTGGCATTCCGAAGGCAGGTGGCTGGTCGGAGGGCAGATCAGCACCCCCGCGGTAAATACAACGTTCTCACGAGATGAAGCTGGGAAATACAAGGTATCCGTCCAAGTGCATCAGATTCCATTGTCATACGTCCGCGCAGATGGGACGGTTGCGCATACGGACCCACAAGGTGCGGATCAAGGCAACTTGCTGATTATTTCGTACAGCTCCGATTCGTGGCGGCTGGACGAAGTCGGAAGCATCGTTGGATAA
- a CDS encoding pyridoxamine 5'-phosphate oxidase family protein, with the protein MMFTHADGNPVLELDDEQSWKLLEATRHGRLVVSVAGEPDIFPVNYLTSDRKIYLRTAPGNKLAQLTINSRVLLETDGILSDEAWSVVLRGTARVLTNSAELAVVEGLGLKSWVPTLKDFYVEIVPTSVSGRHFELGDQPEHEI; encoded by the coding sequence ATGATGTTTACGCACGCAGATGGCAACCCCGTTCTGGAACTCGACGACGAGCAGTCCTGGAAACTCCTGGAAGCTACCCGCCACGGCCGGCTGGTGGTTTCCGTTGCCGGCGAACCGGATATATTCCCCGTCAACTACCTCACCTCGGACCGGAAAATCTACCTCCGCACCGCACCGGGCAACAAGCTGGCGCAGCTCACCATCAACTCCAGGGTGCTGCTTGAAACGGACGGCATCCTCTCGGACGAAGCCTGGTCCGTGGTGCTGCGGGGAACGGCGCGCGTCCTGACCAACTCAGCCGAGCTCGCCGTCGTCGAAGGGCTCGGCCTGAAATCTTGGGTGCCGACGCTGAAGGATTTCTACGTGGAGATCGTGCCCACGTCCGTCAGCGGCCGCCATTTCGAGCTGGGCGACCAGCCGGAGCACGAAATCTAG
- a CDS encoding very short patch repair endonuclease has protein sequence MADRLTPEQRSWNMSRIRGKNTKPELLVRRLLHAKGYRYRLHGTAGKSRLPGRPDLVFAGRRKVIFINGCFWHFHDCRVGQHAPKANAAFWEAKRTRTKDRDADQRQQLMAAGWKVLTVWECELKDGSALEAHLVEFLGASK, from the coding sequence ATGGCGGATAGGCTCACTCCCGAGCAGCGCAGCTGGAACATGTCCCGCATCAGGGGCAAGAACACCAAGCCGGAACTGCTGGTGCGCCGCCTCCTCCATGCCAAAGGCTACCGCTACCGCTTGCACGGCACCGCCGGCAAAAGCCGCCTGCCCGGCCGCCCGGACCTGGTATTCGCCGGCCGGCGAAAGGTCATCTTCATCAACGGCTGCTTCTGGCACTTCCACGACTGCCGGGTAGGCCAGCACGCGCCCAAGGCGAATGCCGCCTTTTGGGAGGCCAAGCGCACTCGCACCAAAGACCGCGACGCCGACCAGCGCCAACAGTTAATGGCCGCCGGCTGGAAGGTGCTCACCGTGTGGGAGTGCGAGTTGAAGGACGGCTCCGCCCTCGAAGCCCACCTGGTGGAGTTCCTCGGCGCCAGCAAATAG
- a CDS encoding Hpt domain-containing protein, whose translation MAPPDDAGRPLVDPSVLDRLRVELDEDEGYCSVFVGNFIDCLPFRIGKLRLALTTGDLDGAVDAILSLKTSSQMVGAERLAGLAMDLERSIREESPSAEPSVALPQLAVNYLRPINQCSRQTLHRLQAQRPPGANR comes from the coding sequence ATGGCACCACCCGATGACGCAGGGCGCCCCTTAGTAGATCCCTCCGTACTTGACCGGCTGCGGGTCGAACTCGACGAGGACGAGGGCTATTGCAGCGTCTTCGTCGGGAACTTCATCGACTGCCTGCCGTTCCGGATCGGCAAGCTGCGGCTGGCCTTGACCACCGGCGACCTGGATGGGGCCGTGGACGCGATCCTTAGCCTCAAGACATCGAGCCAGATGGTGGGCGCGGAACGGCTGGCGGGCCTGGCCATGGACCTTGAACGTTCAATCCGGGAAGAGTCACCGAGTGCGGAACCTTCCGTTGCACTGCCGCAGCTTGCCGTCAACTACCTCCGGCCGATCAACCAGTGCAGCCGCCAGACCCTGCACAGGCTCCAGGCTCAGCGCCCGCCAGGCGCCAACCGGTAG